From Pseudanabaena yagii GIHE-NHR1:
CGTTAAGGACACTCAAAACTAACAGGATTGGGAAAGTAATTAGATTGGTAAAAGTCAGAATTGTTAAAGCGAGAGATACAGCAATTCCCACGATCTGCACAAACATCAATAAATCGCGCCGACTCCAGCGATCGCTTAATACGCCCGAAAAGGGAATCACAATTAATGTAGGCAGAAATTGCACAAATCCTGCTACCCCTAGCATCCATGCTGAGTGGGTCAAATCATAAACCAGCCAAGGAATCGTTAACTGCTGGGTCATGAATGTCCCAGACATCGATAGCAACTGTCCGCCAAAAAACAGGCGAAAGTTCTGCCAACGCATCGCAGGTAAATAGTGATAAATGATGTTGATTATGCGATCGCCTAGCGGTCTACTCTGATTTGCCATGCAGCTTCTTCTTTATGGTCTACTAATAGTTAGGTTGACTAACTATCTTATAATAATAGCAATTATTTAACTGTGCTAGCTAACACGCTTAACCAATAGAGCGCCATCAAAGAGAACTTGCTTTTCGCCAAAATCTGTGAGACACTTGCGGTCACTCAGCCGCCCCATGTCAATGTCAATGAAATCTTGATTAGACCGACAGAACAGGAAAATTAGGATAGAAAAATAGTGAACAATATTCAAAGCTTTTCGCTCAATTCGGAACAATATGCCAAACATAGACCTCAATACCCCGATGAGCTTTTTTTATTTTTGAGCGAAATTTCCGAACATCACGAGCGCGCATGGGATTGTGCAACAGGAAATGGGCAAGCAGCTATTTCCAGTGCAGAATATTTTTCCCATGTTGAAGCAACTGATGTTAGTGTTGAGCAAATTCAAAACTGCATCACCCATCCTAAGATCAACTACAGTGTTTCTCCTGCTGAACATACTCCATTTAAGAATCAGTCATTTGATTTGATTACAGTAGCTTTGGCAATACATTGGTTTGACCAAGAAAAGTTTTTTCAAGAAGTGGAACGAGTACTAAAACCCAAAGGTATTTTGGCTGTTTGGGGTTATGGTCGGTTAGAAGTTGAACCCGAAATTGATGAAGTTACTACTAAGAATTTACTTGAGCCGATTGAACAATTTTGGGCAAGCGGCAATCACCAACTAAGGAATCGTTATCGTGATTTAGTTCTTCCATTTGATGAAATTAACATCCAAAAGACTTTTTCAATGAAGGTAGAATGGAATTTACAGCAATTATTAGGGTATTACCGTACTTGGTCGGCGGTGAAACGCTATGCAGCAGAACTTGGAAACGATCCAGTTGAACAACTGGAGCTAAAATTGCAAACAATTTGGAATGAGCCTGATAAAACTAAATTAGTACAATGGCCTCTGTTTTTAAAAGCCAGCCGAAAGCCCACAAGTTAAGAAATTGATAAGTCTAAAGACTTCACCTTCAAAAAATTCTGAGTAGTGCTTTGCGCCACTTTACTATTTTGGCAAATTCAGAACAACACGAGCATCGGGATCTTTCTCTAACACTCGTCTCACCGCAGGACGTTGAATTAAGCGATCTTTATGGGCGGTAAATGCTTGTAAATCATGGACGGTAAGCTTTTGGCGTACACCTGACCAGTAGAAAATTAAGGCATAGGGATCAGCGATCGTGTATTGATCGAATAGCCATTCTTTCCCTGTAAGTAGGCGATCGATTTCCTGAAGATAATTCCAAAAGGTATTACGCCCAATTGCTTGAATTTCCGCAAATGCAGATTCATCGGTGGTGTATTGATGAGGCTGCCTGATATGACGATGGGCTACATGAACACTGGAAGCAAAGAAGGCAGCGAGGGAAATAACTTGTGCTTTCGTAAAGGTATCGATTGGTAGTAGTTTGGCTTCAGGGAAATGTTCGGCAAGATAGTAGAGAATGGCAACGTTCTCAGTCAATATGGGTTGATGATTAACTTTCAAGGCTGGCACTCTACCGCGTGGATTAATGGCAAGATAGGCTTCAGTTTTCTGTTCGCCATTGGCTAAATCCACTCGTTGAGCTTGATATTCAATTCCTGTTTCTTTGATCGCAATATGGGAAGCGATTGAACTCGATCCATAAGCGTAATAGAAAATTGTCATATCTTTTATCTTTTTGTCCTTTTCGTTATAGATACGTTCAATGTATTTTAAATTGTATTAACTCACCTACAAGAGCAGCGCTCACACTTAACCTAAAGTAGAAATCTGCGGTATTTGGTTATTAGTTTCATCTAGCGATCGAGCGGACTAATTACGCCTTTTCCACCCCGATTCAGCACATGGGTATAAATCATGGTTGTTTTCACGTCTTTATGTCCCAGTAATTCCTGCACCGTGCGAATATCATAGCCATTTTCTAATAAATGCGTGGCAAAACTATGACGAAAGGTATGACACCCCACCCGTTTTTCTATTTTTGCTGCCCTTACAGCCTGTTTCAATGCCTTTTGGATACCGCTTTCATGAATATGATAACGACACATCAATTCGCCACGAGGATCTTTAGCGATCGCACTAGAAGGAAACACATATTGCCAAATCCATTCTTTCGCCGCATTGGGATATTTTCTACTCAAAGCAAAAGGTAAATGCGCTTCCCCATAACCCCGAGCCAGATCTTGCTGATGAATACGTTTGACAATCTGTAAATGTTCTTGAAGTTGCTCTACAACATTGCGAGGTAGCATCGTGACTCGGCTTTCCATACCTTTGCTATCACGCACCATAATTTGTTGCTGAGCAAAGTCCAGATCCTTTACCCGCAGTTGCAAGGCTTCATTCAGCCTCAATCCCGAACCATAAAGCAGCTTGGCAACGATCTGATAAACGCCCGTAAGATTGTTTAAGATTTCTAAAGTTTCCGCAACAGTTAAGACTGTGGGTAAGTTACGAGGACGCTTTGCCCTTACTGCATCAAGGTTAAGACCTAACTCAAGTTCTAAGACTTCTCGATACAAGAACAAAATTTCACTCAAAGCCTGATTTTGCGTTGAGGCTGCCACATTTTCATTGACTGCTAAGTGGGTCAAAAAAGCATTAACTTCATCGCCACCCATTTCGCTAGGATGACGCTTGTTGTGAAACAAAATAAATCGCCTGATCCACTGCACATAGGTTTCTTCGGTGCGGTAAGAATAGTGCTTCACCCGTATGCGATCTCTAACGCGATCTAACAATTTTCGAGGCGGCGGCTCAGCTTGCATAATGAAGTTATCCAGAAACTAATCTAAATAATATACTATGCTGTCAGGCTAACACGCCATTTGGGTGATTAGGCAGAATTTTTCCGTCTAATATCCTATATAGGTTAGATAGCCAGAATTTTTCTGCATAACATCCCCTATAGGGTGATTAGACAGAATCTTGACTTTCAGCCTATATCGCTTATAGTCAGATTAGACAGAAATTTTCCGTCTAATACATAGTTAGCTGGCTTCGTACAAAGACCTTGCACTAGTACTTCGAGGTTATTGGTGAGAGCGGAAACGCCCAGAAGGTTGTCTACTGTGACAGCAGTTCGAGAGGAGCGGTAAGGCTCAAAAGCCCTAAGAGGCAATCGATGAAATTAGAATAATTAGGAGCAGCAATCAATACTAATATGCGATAAAGGTTATGTGTAAAATTCTGGTGGTAGCTTTGACTATGCAGTTGTTTGGTAGAGCTAGCAAAGAGGTTAATGATGTTATATGACCAATTCTGATGAACAGCGCAGCAAGTTCAATATTAATATTGGGCAAGTAGAAGGTGGAGATTTTCAGATTGGAGATCGATACTATAGCCACCTTTCTGAAACTACCTCTTCAAAATTGGAAGTCTCTCAAGGCACTGGTGAGTCGGATTCCAAGTTGAGCAACTTGCAGAAAACGATCCTCTTCCTTGCTTCTAGCCCCATTGATCAAGCAAAGCTTCGATTAGAGGAAGAGGCACGAGAAATTGATATTGGGTTACGTCTAAGCAAATATCGGGATCACTTTACACTACAACAACGATGGGCAATTCGCTCTGACGATTTGAGGCGGGCGTTATTGGATTTTCAGCCTCAGATTGTTCATTTTTGTGGGCATGGGAGTGGTATGGCGGGTTTGGTGCTAGAGGATAAAGTGGGGAAAAGCCAACTTGTTCCAACAGAGGCATTGTCAAGTTTATTTAAGCTGTTTGCTAGTCGAGGGCTGGAGTGTGTACTACTTAACGCTTGCTTCTCTAGAGTTCAAGCAGAGGCGATTGCTGAACACATTCCTCATGTAATTGGCATGAGTGAGGCGATTAAAGATGTAGCAGCAATCAAGTTTGCAATCGGATTTTACGATGGTCTTGGCGGGAATATGTCTTATGAGGAAGCTTATGAGATGGGTCGTGTGGCAATTGCTCTTGAGGGCATTCCACAAGATTTAATTCCAGTATTAATCCGAAAATCCGATTAATGGTTGTGAATTATTAACTATCTGAGCCAGCATAGCCCCCATGATTGACCCAGAGAAGCTATCAGCGATTTTTGAACGAATTGCCAATGGTGAAGAAACCAAAGGTGATATAGAGATGCTGCGGCACTCTCTCCGCACAGGTCAAGATCGAGAGCGACTACAGCTAGGTAAATTTGTCATAAATATTGATCGTGCCGAAGGAATTCAAATTGGCGACCGCATCTACCAAGGAGCAAATGCAGAAACTATTAGGACAACTTTACAAGAAGTTTTACAGGAAATCTCGATTCCTAATCAGCAAATCAGTGTTAATGATTTAGGCAAACTAAGTAATGTACTGGAACTGCCTCCTCACTATTTGCCTCGGACAGAAGATATTGAGGCATTGAAAGCTTTGGTGCTGCGAGGAACTAATCAAAAGCACTTTACTCATACAAATCTATTAAGCTACTTAGCAGGAAGACTGAAGAGTAATAAGCATAAAAAGGGAGTGCTCCCAACCAAAGAGACTGTCGTGATGACGGGCACATCTCTAAAAGTGGGTTTGCAAGGCATGGGTGGTATTGGCAAATCCGTCTTAGCAGCAGCACTGGCTAGAGATGAAATAGTGCGGCAAGCATTCCCTGATGGTATCATTTGGGTCACCATGGGTCAGGAACCTGCCTTAAACGTGCGGCAAACCCAAGTTGCTAGAGCATTTTTGAGGAGTCAACCCACTTTTGAAGATGTGCAAGCAGGAAGGGCTTTTTTAAGTGACTTGTTGGCATCCAAAACTTGTCTATTGATATTAGATGATGTCTGGCAAGTAGATCATTTAGCAGCGTTTAATATTTTACCTGCTCAGTCCCGATTACTGATTACTACTCGAAATGGGGAACTAGCAAGAGTCATTGGAGCACAAAGCTACCAGCTAGACCTTTTAAGCAATGAACAATCACTTCAGCTACTGGCTAAGAGTTCTGAGCAAGAACTGACCACTCTACCTGAGGAGGCAAAAGCTGTAGTGCAAGAATGTGGTAATTTGCCTCTAGCATTGTCGATGATAGGAGCGATGGCACGTCGTAATCCAGGGCGGTGGGGAGGTTTACTGAAAAGACTACGGCAAGCCGATCTGGATAAAATCCGTCAACAGTTTACAGACTATCCCTACCCTAGCCTTTTGCGGGCAATCCAAGTCAGTGTGGATGACTTAGAGCCAGAAATACAAGCCCGATACTTAGACTTAGCAGTCTTTCCAGAAGATGTAGCAATTCCCTTATCAGTACTACAAACCTTTTGGAGCACCATAAACTTAGATGGTTTAGAAGTAGAAGAATTAGTTGAATCCCTTGTGAACAAGTCACTAGCTCGTCAGGATGAGGAGGGACGAATCAGCTTACATGATTTGCAACGAAGCTACATTGGTAAGCAAATTTTACAGCCAGTAACACTCCATCAAAGATTGTTAGAAGCTTATGAAGCTCGATGTTATGGCAAGTGGGCAACAGGCCCAAATGACAGCTATTTCTTTGAGCATTTAGCGTATCACTTGAAGCAAGCGGGACGTGAGAGGGAACTCTATCAACTGCTAACCACATGCCCAGAGTGGATGGAAGCAAAGTTTATTGCTTGTAAAGGAGATACAGCATATGCTGCTGATCTTGAGCTTGCATTGGCAAACTTTGCTGATCCTTTGGATATGGATCAAGTTGTAACAGTGGTTCAACTTCATACATCTCGACAAATTGTGCATGAGCGCGTTAGCCGTTGTATTGATGATTATTTAGAAACTTTAGTTTGGTTAGATCGAGAAACTGAGGCTTTAAATCATGCACGTTTGCGAGCTAATGCAAACTCAAAGTTCGAGAGTCTTATGAAAGTATATAGAGTACTCCAAGCAAAGAACAAAGTAACCTCCGACGTTCTAGATGAAATAAAAGTTGTAGCCAGAGCAATTGAATCTGATGAATATCGAGCCAGAGCATTGAGTGAACTTGCAGTTTTGCTGAGTAACTTAGGACAGGAATCTCAAGCACAAGCAACCTTTGTTGAGTCTGAAAAAACTGTAAGAGCAATCAACGATGATTGGCACCGAGATATGACACTACAATATCTTGCCAACGCCTTTATTCAAGCAAAGCGTTTTGACGATGCTGAAAGGATAGTTCGAGAAATTAGAAGAGAAGAATACCAGGCAGAAGTAATGAGTAATTTAGCTTCTGCTTTGGCAAGAAACAAAGATTTTACTGAGGCTGAACGTAAATCTAATAAGATTAAAGAATCGCGATCTCGTGTAGAAGCTCTGAGTAGTTTGGCAGAAGCTTTATATAGAGATGGAGAGGAAAGAAAAGCCGATACCTTCTTCTCAGAAGCTGAACAAATAGGTCAAAAAATTGACTACAGCCCATTCCAAGGATTGGCTTTTCTA
This genomic window contains:
- a CDS encoding class I SAM-dependent methyltransferase, which codes for MNNIQSFSLNSEQYAKHRPQYPDELFLFLSEISEHHERAWDCATGNGQAAISSAEYFSHVEATDVSVEQIQNCITHPKINYSVSPAEHTPFKNQSFDLITVALAIHWFDQEKFFQEVERVLKPKGILAVWGYGRLEVEPEIDEVTTKNLLEPIEQFWASGNHQLRNRYRDLVLPFDEINIQKTFSMKVEWNLQQLLGYYRTWSAVKRYAAELGNDPVEQLELKLQTIWNEPDKTKLVQWPLFLKASRKPTS
- a CDS encoding glutathione S-transferase family protein codes for the protein MTIFYYAYGSSSIASHIAIKETGIEYQAQRVDLANGEQKTEAYLAINPRGRVPALKVNHQPILTENVAILYYLAEHFPEAKLLPIDTFTKAQVISLAAFFASSVHVAHRHIRQPHQYTTDESAFAEIQAIGRNTFWNYLQEIDRLLTGKEWLFDQYTIADPYALIFYWSGVRQKLTVHDLQAFTAHKDRLIQRPAVRRVLEKDPDARVVLNLPK
- a CDS encoding integron integrase, with amino-acid sequence MQAEPPPRKLLDRVRDRIRVKHYSYRTEETYVQWIRRFILFHNKRHPSEMGGDEVNAFLTHLAVNENVAASTQNQALSEILFLYREVLELELGLNLDAVRAKRPRNLPTVLTVAETLEILNNLTGVYQIVAKLLYGSGLRLNEALQLRVKDLDFAQQQIMVRDSKGMESRVTMLPRNVVEQLQEHLQIVKRIHQQDLARGYGEAHLPFALSRKYPNAAKEWIWQYVFPSSAIAKDPRGELMCRYHIHESGIQKALKQAVRAAKIEKRVGCHTFRHSFATHLLENGYDIRTVQELLGHKDVKTTMIYTHVLNRGGKGVISPLDR
- a CDS encoding CHAT domain-containing protein — its product is MTNSDEQRSKFNINIGQVEGGDFQIGDRYYSHLSETTSSKLEVSQGTGESDSKLSNLQKTILFLASSPIDQAKLRLEEEAREIDIGLRLSKYRDHFTLQQRWAIRSDDLRRALLDFQPQIVHFCGHGSGMAGLVLEDKVGKSQLVPTEALSSLFKLFASRGLECVLLNACFSRVQAEAIAEHIPHVIGMSEAIKDVAAIKFAIGFYDGLGGNMSYEEAYEMGRVAIALEGIPQDLIPVLIRKSD
- a CDS encoding NB-ARC domain-containing protein; this encodes MIDPEKLSAIFERIANGEETKGDIEMLRHSLRTGQDRERLQLGKFVINIDRAEGIQIGDRIYQGANAETIRTTLQEVLQEISIPNQQISVNDLGKLSNVLELPPHYLPRTEDIEALKALVLRGTNQKHFTHTNLLSYLAGRLKSNKHKKGVLPTKETVVMTGTSLKVGLQGMGGIGKSVLAAALARDEIVRQAFPDGIIWVTMGQEPALNVRQTQVARAFLRSQPTFEDVQAGRAFLSDLLASKTCLLILDDVWQVDHLAAFNILPAQSRLLITTRNGELARVIGAQSYQLDLLSNEQSLQLLAKSSEQELTTLPEEAKAVVQECGNLPLALSMIGAMARRNPGRWGGLLKRLRQADLDKIRQQFTDYPYPSLLRAIQVSVDDLEPEIQARYLDLAVFPEDVAIPLSVLQTFWSTINLDGLEVEELVESLVNKSLARQDEEGRISLHDLQRSYIGKQILQPVTLHQRLLEAYEARCYGKWATGPNDSYFFEHLAYHLKQAGRERELYQLLTTCPEWMEAKFIACKGDTAYAADLELALANFADPLDMDQVVTVVQLHTSRQIVHERVSRCIDDYLETLVWLDRETEALNHARLRANANSKFESLMKVYRVLQAKNKVTSDVLDEIKVVARAIESDEYRARALSELAVLLSNLGQESQAQATFVESEKTVRAINDDWHRDMTLQYLANAFIQAKRFDDAERIVREIRREEYQAEVMSNLASALARNKDFTEAERKSNKIKESRSRVEALSSLAEALYRDGEERKADTFFSEAEQIGQKIDYSPFQGLAFLALTISLANIGQFEKAEHIARSIKEDSSWRPVALSQLAGILAKAERFDEAERIARGIENQVSDSKAEALTQIAVSLVQSGKFSEAEQIVVTIEADIREQIKSLTQLATALAQVGQIDRARIIFEQAEGLTRIIEPSTKQIQAVRAVSIALYYLKHQAQAYTVLNQAEKLTRSLQPNWKRLEHLIILANILTLLKQEERAKKILVEVEDESRIIDSQSTPSNTLSAAHHWAARKNGWEPLLLQLVEALTLAENFGEAERVARTIEFPLHRAEALATLIEALIKEKCVDKASALILEVEEIAQMIESKWGSSWVRRALANSLTEAGDFDNARQIAEKIIEGQERVNAFCKLAVAFHEAGQEIQSKTIFDETKQMLKYIGRGRDGIEAIEHLAVSLAQSGHFSESEKFARISEGISNGASALNVLVNEMSKSGNLTEAERLIHMIDNPFNKSEALRELSSCQLQAQRFTDALTKFGLRGIDEFIYTIASQDKAFEGIKPGLSIKVLLEVIRIAGWVRSDWEEMDNILKRSLKESNN